In one Umezawaea sp. Da 62-37 genomic region, the following are encoded:
- a CDS encoding protein kinase domain-containing protein: MLITGQLLAERYRLTRRIAVGGMGEVWEAEDTRLDRNVAVKVLKADLSGDAEFLTRFRIEARTTASLNHPGIAAVHDYGETASMPDGPEDTAYLVMELVEGEPLAAVIARGRLTVDRTLDVLQQAGTALQAAHERGLVHRDVKPGNILVTPTGKVKITDFGIAKAADAAPVTRNGMVMGTAHYIAPEQALGHDAEPASDVYALAVCGYECLTGHRPFRSENAVTVAMMHIRDIAPPLPPDVPAGPRALIEATLVKDPRQRYRNGGEFAAAVAAIRAGQPLPAPSGLSMANGPSMATGPVMTHPGLQMSHPASQPGFPPVRQGMQSGQHPLPINSPHTGNFRPLPAPPRPQGKGKAALWVMVGLLVVALIVLGVFVLRAVLDNTGSAGSDGQPGTTGARPAQNPGEVAQPSASGQLGPNKRVVRIEKSDFLDLPVNEVTEKLAKDGLLPESQTNTGEQPREQPRCLVSDVAPSGDVAIGSRVKVTCVPT; encoded by the coding sequence ATGCTGATCACCGGCCAGCTCCTCGCCGAGCGGTACCGCCTCACCAGGCGGATCGCCGTCGGCGGCATGGGCGAGGTCTGGGAGGCCGAGGACACCAGGCTCGACCGCAACGTCGCGGTCAAGGTGCTCAAGGCCGACCTCAGCGGTGACGCGGAGTTCCTCACGCGGTTCCGCATCGAGGCGCGGACGACCGCGTCGCTCAACCACCCCGGCATCGCCGCGGTGCACGACTACGGCGAGACGGCGTCCATGCCGGACGGGCCGGAGGACACGGCCTACCTGGTGATGGAGCTGGTCGAGGGCGAGCCGCTGGCCGCGGTCATCGCGCGCGGCAGGCTGACCGTCGACCGCACGCTGGACGTGCTGCAACAGGCCGGGACGGCGTTGCAGGCGGCGCACGAGCGCGGGCTGGTGCACCGCGACGTGAAGCCGGGCAACATCCTGGTCACCCCCACCGGCAAGGTGAAGATCACCGACTTCGGGATCGCGAAGGCCGCGGACGCGGCTCCGGTCACCCGCAACGGCATGGTGATGGGCACCGCCCACTACATCGCCCCCGAGCAGGCGCTCGGCCACGACGCCGAGCCCGCGAGCGACGTGTACGCGCTGGCCGTGTGCGGTTACGAGTGCCTCACCGGGCACCGGCCGTTCCGGTCGGAGAACGCGGTCACGGTCGCGATGATGCACATCCGCGACATCGCGCCGCCGCTGCCGCCGGACGTGCCCGCGGGTCCGCGCGCGCTGATCGAGGCGACGCTGGTCAAGGACCCCAGGCAGCGCTACCGCAACGGCGGCGAGTTCGCGGCCGCGGTCGCCGCCATCCGCGCCGGGCAGCCGCTGCCCGCGCCTTCGGGTCTGAGCATGGCGAACGGCCCGAGCATGGCCACCGGCCCGGTGATGACGCACCCCGGACTCCAGATGTCGCACCCCGCGTCCCAGCCCGGATTCCCCCCCGTCCGGCAGGGGATGCAGAGCGGTCAGCACCCCCTGCCGATCAACAGTCCGCACACGGGTAACTTCCGTCCGTTGCCCGCTCCGCCCCGACCGCAGGGGAAGGGGAAGGCCGCGCTGTGGGTTATGGTCGGTCTCCTGGTGGTCGCGCTGATCGTGCTAGGGGTTTTCGTGCTGCGCGCGGTTCTGGACAACACCGGGTCAGCCGGGTCGGACGGGCAACCGGGCACCACGGGCGCCCGGCCCGCGCAGAACCCCGGTGAGGTCGCGCAGCCGAGCGCGTCCGGGCAGTTGGGACCGAACAAGCGGGTGGTCCGGATCGAGAAGTCGGACTTCCTGGACCTGCCGGTGAACGAGGTGACCGAGAAGCTGGCGAAGGACGGCCTGCTCCCCGAGTCGCAGACGAACACCGGTGAGCAGCCGCGGGAGCAGCCGCGGTGCCTGGTCTCCGATGTGGCACCGTCGGGTGATGTTGCGATCGGCTCACGGGTGAAGGTGACCTGTGTGCCTACATGA
- a CDS encoding penicillin-binding protein 2: protein MNTPLRRVGVAMMVMVLLLMGNATYVQVIKADDYRKDDHNRQRVLLNEYSRERGQIIASDGTPIANVKATEDSYRYQRVYANGPAYAPVTGYYSLTYGSGGVERIEDDLLNGSDDRLFARRLSDVITGRDPKGASLQLTVDPKVQQAAYDEMTNRGFTGSVVALNPQTGAILGMASTPSYDPNRLASHDGAEQESAWLEYTADGGDQPTLNRAVQATYPPGSTWKVVVAAAALEDGKTKDTQLTAAPTITLPDTNTQLPNFNETNCGSGQTATLEEALARSCNTAFAELAGELGEQKLTKQADKFGMNDKELAVPQTVAASTYGPVPDKAALFQSGIGQRVVDMTPMENAVIAATIANGGVRMKPYLVQKLIAPDLSEIDETKPDEVEDAISPATANTLRDMMLKSETNTGGEGRLSGVNIASKTGTAEHGVDPAAVPPHAWYIAFAPAEKPTIAVAVIVENGGDRGLGATGGKVAAPVGRAVIGAYLAGR from the coding sequence ATGAACACACCGCTCCGCCGCGTCGGCGTCGCCATGATGGTGATGGTCCTGCTGCTCATGGGCAACGCGACGTACGTGCAGGTGATCAAGGCCGACGACTACCGCAAGGACGACCACAACCGGCAGCGCGTGCTGCTCAACGAGTACTCGCGCGAACGCGGGCAGATCATCGCCAGCGACGGCACGCCGATCGCGAACGTCAAGGCCACCGAGGACTCGTACCGCTACCAGCGGGTGTACGCGAACGGCCCGGCGTACGCGCCGGTCACCGGGTACTACTCGCTGACCTACGGCAGCGGCGGCGTCGAGCGCATCGAGGACGACCTGCTCAACGGCTCGGACGACCGGCTGTTCGCGCGCAGGCTGTCGGACGTCATCACCGGCCGGGACCCGAAGGGCGCCAGCCTCCAGCTGACCGTCGACCCGAAGGTGCAGCAGGCCGCCTACGACGAGATGACGAACCGCGGTTTTACCGGTTCGGTGGTCGCGCTCAACCCGCAGACCGGGGCCATCCTCGGCATGGCGAGCACGCCGTCCTACGACCCGAACCGGCTCGCCAGCCACGACGGCGCGGAGCAGGAGTCGGCGTGGCTCGAGTACACCGCCGACGGCGGCGACCAGCCGACGCTGAACCGCGCGGTGCAGGCGACCTACCCGCCCGGCTCGACCTGGAAGGTCGTCGTGGCGGCGGCGGCGCTGGAGGACGGCAAGACCAAGGACACCCAGCTGACCGCGGCGCCGACGATCACGCTGCCGGACACGAACACCCAGCTGCCGAACTTCAACGAGACGAACTGCGGCAGCGGTCAGACGGCCACCCTGGAGGAGGCGCTGGCCAGGTCGTGCAACACCGCGTTCGCTGAGCTGGCGGGCGAACTCGGCGAGCAGAAGCTGACCAAGCAGGCCGACAAGTTCGGCATGAACGACAAGGAACTGGCCGTCCCGCAGACCGTGGCCGCGTCGACCTACGGCCCGGTGCCGGACAAGGCCGCGCTGTTCCAGTCCGGCATCGGCCAGCGGGTCGTCGACATGACGCCGATGGAGAACGCGGTCATCGCCGCGACCATCGCCAACGGCGGCGTGCGGATGAAGCCGTACCTCGTGCAGAAGCTGATCGCGCCGGACCTGTCGGAGATCGACGAGACCAAGCCGGACGAGGTCGAGGACGCGATCAGCCCCGCGACCGCGAACACGCTGCGCGATATGATGCTGAAGTCGGAGACGAACACCGGCGGCGAGGGCAGGCTCAGCGGCGTGAACATCGCGTCGAAGACCGGTACCGCCGAGCACGGCGTCGACCCGGCGGCGGTGCCGCCGCACGCCTGGTACATCGCGTTCGCGCCCGCCGAGAAGCCCACCATCGCCGTCGCGGTGATCGTCGAGAACGGCGGCGACCGCGGCTTGGGCGCGACCGGCGGCAAGGTCGCCGCCCCCGTTGGCAGGGCGGTCATCGGCGCCTACCTGGCTGGCCGCTGA
- a CDS encoding FtsW/RodA/SpoVE family cell cycle protein, giving the protein MGSPVPTGEAPLAAASSTSPGLRPPTRRSTELIMLGFASALVTAALILVEANQEQELTMQIVYYGVAYMALFAVAHVAVRKWAPYADPVILPCVALLNGLGLVMIHRIDLPFEGKVIQGELYTANAPKQVLWTAIALVLFCLVLKFVKDHRTLAKYGYTAGLVGLVALILPGILPSFIAPEINGAKIWLRFGAFSIQPGEFAKILLMVFFAAFLVSKRDLFTAAGRRFLGLDLPRARDLGPLVAAWGVGVSIMVLQKDLGSSLLFFGIVLVLLYVATERAAWVVIGLVLFSGGAIVAWKLFTHVQQRVANWVDPLATYNDAGGGYQIAQSLFGLGTGGIFGAGLGAGRPDLIPEANTDFITSAIGEELGFVGLSAMLLIYAVFSLRGLRSSIAVRDSFGKLLGGGLSFALCFQVFIVVGGVTKLIPMTGITAPFLSKGGSSLLANYILVALLLRISDAARGPKVTPKPKPQQPAIADQFTVMVERPK; this is encoded by the coding sequence ATGGGTTCGCCGGTCCCCACCGGGGAGGCGCCGCTCGCCGCGGCGAGCAGCACGTCGCCGGGGTTGAGGCCGCCCACGAGGCGGTCCACCGAGCTGATCATGCTCGGATTCGCCTCGGCGCTGGTGACTGCCGCCCTGATCCTGGTCGAGGCCAACCAGGAGCAGGAACTGACGATGCAGATCGTCTACTACGGCGTCGCCTACATGGCGTTGTTCGCGGTGGCGCACGTTGCGGTTCGGAAATGGGCTCCGTACGCGGACCCGGTCATCCTGCCGTGCGTCGCGCTGCTCAACGGCCTTGGCCTGGTGATGATCCACCGGATCGACCTGCCGTTCGAGGGCAAGGTCATCCAGGGTGAGCTGTACACCGCGAACGCCCCGAAGCAGGTGCTGTGGACGGCGATCGCGCTGGTCCTGTTCTGCCTGGTGCTGAAGTTCGTGAAGGACCACCGGACGCTGGCCAAGTACGGCTACACCGCTGGCCTGGTCGGCCTGGTGGCCCTGATCCTGCCCGGCATCCTGCCGAGCTTCATCGCACCGGAGATCAACGGCGCGAAGATCTGGCTGAGGTTCGGCGCGTTCTCGATCCAACCCGGTGAGTTCGCGAAGATCCTGCTGATGGTGTTCTTCGCGGCCTTCCTGGTGTCCAAGCGCGACCTGTTCACGGCGGCGGGCAGGCGGTTCCTCGGCCTCGACCTGCCGCGCGCCCGCGACCTCGGTCCGCTGGTCGCCGCGTGGGGCGTCGGCGTGAGCATCATGGTGCTGCAGAAGGACCTCGGCAGCTCGCTGCTGTTCTTCGGCATCGTGCTGGTGCTGCTCTACGTGGCCACCGAACGCGCGGCGTGGGTGGTGATCGGCCTCGTCCTGTTCTCCGGCGGCGCGATCGTGGCGTGGAAGCTGTTCACCCACGTGCAGCAGCGCGTGGCGAACTGGGTCGACCCGCTGGCGACCTACAACGACGCGGGCGGCGGATACCAGATCGCCCAGTCGCTGTTCGGCCTCGGCACCGGTGGCATCTTCGGCGCCGGGCTCGGCGCGGGGAGGCCGGACCTGATCCCCGAGGCGAACACGGACTTCATCACGTCCGCGATCGGCGAGGAGCTCGGCTTCGTCGGCCTGTCCGCGATGCTGCTGATCTACGCGGTGTTCTCGCTGCGCGGCCTGCGCAGCTCGATCGCCGTCCGGGACAGCTTCGGCAAGCTGCTCGGCGGCGGCCTCAGCTTCGCGCTGTGCTTCCAGGTCTTCATCGTCGTCGGCGGTGTCACCAAGCTGATCCCGATGACCGGCATCACGGCGCCGTTCCTGTCCAAGGGCGGCTCGTCGCTGCTGGCCAACTACATCCTCGTCGCGCTGCTGCTGCGCATCTCGGACGCCGCTCGCGGCCCGAAGGTCACGCCGAAGCCGAAGCCGCAGCAGCCCGCGATCGCGGACCAGTTCACAGTCATGGTGGAGCGTCCCAAATGA
- a CDS encoding PP2C family serine/threonine-protein phosphatase translates to MTLVLRYAARSDRGLVRNNNQDSVYAGPRLLALADGMGGHAAGEVASKVVIAALAPLDDDEPSDDLLGQLREAVIAGNGAISELVASDPDLDGMGTTLTAVLFAGSRLGMAHIGDSRAYMMRNGSFSQITHDDTFVQSLIDEGRITEEEAATHPQRSLLLRALTGHEVEPRLMVREARPGDRYLLCSDGLSGVVSLETLDEAIRIPDPQACADRMIELALKGGGPDNVTVIVADVADIDFGDDAPIIGGAAGDGSADPPPPDSPASRASSITGPRPVPPRVEPPPPPPDPKAKRRRKVKAVLLVFFLLLILAAAGLGTRWWVLRQYYIGATDQGQVSIFRGVSGSFLGVPLHTVAEGSCPPGSESACEEITIDDLRVSSREVVRNGITKGDLEEAREGIRKLRTEQVLPPCGDGQKATTSSTPPPTTTSSTSPSTVIGGTTTESSPTPTTTTSNPDVTNLPTPTQTPGTDCRRKGQ, encoded by the coding sequence ATGACCCTCGTCCTCCGATACGCGGCCCGAAGCGACCGGGGCCTGGTGCGCAACAACAACCAGGACTCCGTGTACGCGGGCCCGCGCCTGCTCGCGCTCGCCGACGGCATGGGTGGCCATGCCGCGGGCGAGGTCGCGAGCAAAGTCGTCATCGCCGCCCTCGCACCGCTCGACGACGACGAACCGAGCGATGACCTGCTCGGCCAGTTGCGCGAAGCGGTCATAGCGGGCAACGGCGCCATCTCCGAGCTCGTCGCGAGCGACCCCGACCTGGACGGCATGGGCACGACGCTCACCGCCGTCCTGTTCGCGGGGAGCAGGTTGGGCATGGCCCACATCGGCGACTCCCGTGCCTACATGATGCGCAACGGTTCGTTCTCGCAGATCACGCACGACGACACGTTCGTCCAGTCGCTGATCGACGAGGGGCGGATCACCGAGGAGGAAGCGGCCACGCACCCGCAGCGCTCGCTGCTGCTGCGCGCGCTGACCGGCCACGAGGTGGAACCCCGCCTCATGGTCCGCGAAGCACGTCCCGGCGACCGCTACCTGCTCTGCTCGGACGGCCTCTCCGGTGTGGTCAGCCTGGAGACGCTGGACGAGGCGATCCGCATCCCCGACCCGCAGGCCTGCGCCGACCGGATGATCGAGTTGGCGCTCAAGGGCGGCGGGCCGGACAACGTGACGGTCATCGTCGCGGACGTCGCCGACATCGACTTCGGCGACGACGCTCCGATAATCGGTGGCGCCGCCGGCGACGGCAGCGCGGATCCGCCGCCACCGGACTCCCCCGCCTCGCGGGCGAGTTCGATCACCGGTCCCCGACCGGTCCCGCCGAGGGTGGAACCACCTCCTCCCCCGCCGGACCCGAAGGCCAAGCGGCGGCGCAAGGTCAAGGCCGTGCTGCTGGTGTTCTTCCTGCTGCTCATCCTCGCCGCCGCGGGCCTCGGCACGCGGTGGTGGGTGCTGCGCCAGTACTACATCGGGGCCACGGACCAGGGCCAGGTGTCGATCTTCCGCGGCGTCAGCGGCAGCTTCCTGGGGGTTCCGCTGCACACCGTCGCCGAGGGCTCGTGCCCTCCGGGGTCCGAATCCGCGTGCGAGGAGATCACGATCGACGACCTCCGGGTGTCGAGTCGCGAGGTCGTGCGCAACGGCATCACGAAGGGCGACCTGGAGGAAGCCAGGGAGGGCATCCGCAAGCTCCGCACGGAGCAGGTGCTGCCCCCGTGCGGTGACGGGCAGAAGGCCACGACCTCGTCGACGCCACCACCCACGACGACGTCCAGCACGTCGCCCTCCACGGTGATCGGCGGCACGACCACCGAGTCGAGCCCGACGCCCACCACGACCACCTCCAACCCGGACGTGACCAACCTGCCGACGCCGACGCAGACGCCGGGCACGGACTGCCGACGGAAGGGCCAGTAA